The genomic region AAAAGCAAGTCGGTCCACACGTAAAAAATGTGGTTACGGAAAATAGTAGACAATGGCAGCTTGAAGGAGCTTATTTTAAAAAAAAGGCGGAAGAAATTATATATAAGGCACATGTTAAGCATGATTTTTTCCCGATAAACCTCGATGTCAGCGTGATAAGAGGTAATGATAAGGCACTATGGAGTTGGGTGCTAGTGTCCGCATTAGAAAGACTGTTAGGTCAAATACAAGATTACAGTTTTAGTCATCTTAATGAATTGGCAAACCTCATAAGCTACGATAGAGCCACTTCACTACAGCTTCCCAACAAGGTGACCGCTATAAGGTGGGATAACTACATATCATTAATCAAAGATGAAAAACTTCCTCAGAGCATGGGCATTATAAAAGTAGAAGAGAATCTGGGCGAGGCAGTGCTTCCTTTATTTAATAAAAAAGTTGAAATAAGCAAAACTTTTAAGGGTAAGCCTGAGCATCAACTAGATGGGAGTTTAGTAAAAGCGCCTTTGTTTATAAGAACACGTAAAAAGGGAGATTACTTTTACTTAAATAAGCAAGGTGGAAAGAAAAAAGTTAAAGATTTCATGATAGACGAAAAAATCCCTAAAATTTTAAGAGATTTAATACCGATACTAGTAGATGCTGATGACAATATATTGGCTATACTTGGGAAAAGAACTAACGGTAGATTCAAATCAGATAGTAACTGTAAAAACAAATTAAATATATATATCAAAGGAATGGAGGAACAATAATAATGGTAGATGGTGTAGTTGATAAAGTACTGTTTTCAGAAAAAGATCTCGCTGAAAAAGTGTCAGAATTGGGTAAACAGATTGCCGAAGATTATAAGGATAAAGATCTATTGCTAGTTTGTGTTCTTAAGGGAGGTATTTTGTTTATGAGTGACCTTTCTAAGAAAATAGATATTCCTTTAAAAATGGACTTTATTGCGGTATCGTCCTATGGAGATTCCACTACTACTTCAGGTGTTGTTCAAATTTTAAAGGATTTAGATACCTCTATAGAAGGAAAACATGTGTTAATAGTAGAAGATATAATAGATAGCGGTTTAACCTTAAAATATCTGCTGGGTAATTTAAAAACTAGAAAACCAGCCTCGCTGAAAGTTTGTACCCTTTTAGATAAGCCAGAAAGAAGAACTGTAGATCTAAAACCCGACTACTGCGGGTTTTCCATAGAAAACCACTTTGTGGTAGGCTATGGATTGGATTTTATGCAAATGTTTCGTAATGTTCCATACATTTTTATACCAAAACAAGAATATGTTGAAAACATGCAATCCTCCTAAATATCATTAAAAGGAAGGATTTAATCTCTTGAGAGGAGGAAACAAATGAATCACAGGAAGGTAACGATTTGGGTTTTAATTTTTCTAATTGGTATAGCGCTCTTTAGGGGTGGTTTGCCATTAGGTGAAGTGCCAGATGAAATAAGTTATAAAGAATTTCTTACATTGATAGAAAATGAACAAATTGGTGACACAGTCACCATACAAGAAAGAAGAATTACGGGAGCTAGAGCAGAAGAAGGTGAGTTTGTTACACTAGTACCGACAGAAGGTAAGTTAGATGAAGTTGTAGATGCCCTGATAGCTTTGGAAGTTGATATAAACGTAACTGAGCCCGAGGGTCCTAGCTTAATACTACAAATGCTAACTTGGGTGCTGCCTTTTGTCCTGCTAATGGTTATATTTTTCTTTTTTATGCAACAGTCCCAAGGTGGCGGGAGCAGAGTCATGAACTTTGGTAAAAGTAAAGCAAAGCTTCACGACTCCTCCGATAAAGATGTGACCTTTAAAGATGTTGCTGGGGTAGAGGAAGCAAAAGAAGATTTAGAAGAGGTTGTACACTTTTTAAAGGAACCGAAAAAGTTTAACGAATTAGGAGCTAGGATACCCAAAGGAGTTCTATTATTTGGGCCTCCAGGCACTGGTAAAACTTTGCTAGCAAAAGCAGTAGCTGGAGAAGCAGGAGTGCCGTTTTTCAGCATAAGTGGTTCTGACTTTGTGGAAATGTTTGTCGGTGTTGGTGCTTCTAGAGTTAGAGACCTGTTTGAAAATGCCAAGAAAAACTCCCCATGCATTATATTTATAGACGAAATTGATGCTGTGGGTAGACAAAGAGGAGCTGGACTAGGCGGAGGTCATGATGAGAGAGAGCAAACCTTAAACCAACTACTAGTTGAGATGGATGGCTTTGGTCCAAACGAGGGAATTATCGTAATGGCAGCTACTAACAGGCCAGATATTTTAGATAACGCTTTACTACGTCCTGGAAGGTTTGATAGACAGGTTACTGTTGATTCGCCCGATGTTAAAGGCAGAGAGCAAATCCTAAACGTTCACTCTGATGGAAAACCTCTAGATGACGATGTTAAGCTTGAAGTACTAGCTAGGCGTACACCAGGGTTTACCGGTGCTGATCTAGAGAACTTAGTTAACGAGGGCGCATTATTGGCCGCTAGAAGAGATAGCAAGACAATATCCATGGATGATCTAGAAAATGCCATTGATAGGGTTATAGCTGGTCCGGAAAAGAAATCTAGAGTTATGAATGAAAAGGAAAGAAAAATATTGGCATACCACGAAGCTGGGCACGCAGTAGTGAGTCACTTTTTAGAACATGCGGATCCAGTTCATAAAGTCACAATAGTACCAAGAGGAAGAGCGGGAGGGTATACGCTTTCTCTTCCTAAAGAAGATAGATTCTTATTAACCAGATCTGAAATTTTGGCTAAGCTATCCGTCTTACTAGGTGGTAGGGTAGCCGAAGATATAGTTTTAGGAGAAATAAGCACTGGTGCACAAAATGATATAGAGCGAGTAACTTCCTTAACTAGAAAACTTATCATGGAATATGGTATGAGTGATAAGCTTGGACCTCTTACCTTTGGACAGAAGCAAGACCAGGTGTTTTTAGGTAGAGACATAAACAGGGATAGAGACTATAGTGAGGAAGTGGCATCTGCAATTGATAAAGAAATAAAAAATATTGTAAACAGCAGTTATCAAGAAGCTGTTGATATCCTAACAGAGAAAAGAGATAGATTAGATAGTTTAGCTGACTCGTTATTGGATAAAGAAACAATAAATGTTGATCAGTTCAATGAACTTATGGACGGCTCTACAGATGAGACGCCATCTGACCATGAAGAACAAGAGTAAGTTAATAAATAATTCTCTTAGAAAGGAGGGTAGTTATTTCATTTTCATGAAATACTACCCTCCTTTTCATTGTTCTTGACTACGCTAAAGGGGGAAAGAATCTTGGGAAAAATCAGACTAGACGGACAGTCGCTTACAGTGGAAGATGTTATGAAGGTGATTTCAGAAAGTAGACCAGTTGAGTTATCTGAAGAGGGTAAAAAGCAAGTTATCCAAAGTAGGGAGTATGTAGAGAAACTAATAAAGGAAGAAAAAGTGGTATATGGCATAACTACAGGATTTGGTAAGTTTAGCGATACCTTTATTAAGCAAGAGGATACAGGGAAGCTACAGCATAACTTAATAGTAAGTCATGCTTGTGGGGTTGGTAAGCCTTTCAGTTTAGAAGTTGTAAAAGCAATGATGCTGTTAAGAGCGAACTCTTTATCAGGAGGATACTCAGGTGTTCACCTAGATACATTAACCTTGTTAATAGAAATGATTAACAGAGGGGTAATACCACAAGTTCCATCTCAAGGTTCTTTAGGTGCAAGTGGGGACTTAGTGCCTCTTGCGCATATGGCGCTAGTGCTGTTAGGAAAAGGCAAAGCGTATTTAGATGGCGAGCTTTTAGATGGAGCTGTTGCACTTAATAAGGTAGGGCTTAAACCAATACAGCTTAGAGCCAAAGAAGGGTTAGCTCTTATCAATGGAACGCAAGCTATGACTAGTTGCGGCGTTTTAGCCACCTATAGCACAAACCAAATTAAAAAGTTGGCAGATGTTATATCAGCTATGACTTTAGAAGCTTATGGAGGAATTATTGATGCTTTTGACGAAAAAGTAGGTAAAATCAGAAAACATCAAGGTCAAAAGGAAAGTGCAAAAAACATTAGGAATATTTTAAAAGACAGTAACTTAGTAACGAGGCAAGGGGAGTTAAGAGTACAGGATCCATATACGTTAAGGTGCATAGCCCAGGTGCATGGTGGTAGTAGAGAGGCGATAAGGTATGTTGAAAGTGTGGTGTCAAACGAGGTTAACGCTGTTACTGATAACCCACTGATTTTTTGTAAAGAAAATCAAGTTATCTCTGGGGGAAACTTTCATGGCCAGCCTATGGCTA from Proteinivorax hydrogeniformans harbors:
- the tilS gene encoding tRNA lysidine(34) synthetase TilS: MLQVIDRFLDNNNISRKKVVVAVSGGPDSIALLYLLNELKDKHNLKLHIAHLDHSLREEAVKDSLFVKDVAQSLDLPYTIEKRFVCQKGSIQQSARQERFEFLKDVCAQNGSDTVFLGQHKDDQLETIMMNFFRGSSLWGLGGIRPVNNYGQIKLIRPLLDFTKREILSYLRKHSISFREDESNKSTKYKRNKFRLEIIPFIEKQVGPHVKNVVTENSRQWQLEGAYFKKKAEEIIYKAHVKHDFFPINLDVSVIRGNDKALWSWVLVSALERLLGQIQDYSFSHLNELANLISYDRATSLQLPNKVTAIRWDNYISLIKDEKLPQSMGIIKVEENLGEAVLPLFNKKVEISKTFKGKPEHQLDGSLVKAPLFIRTRKKGDYFYLNKQGGKKKVKDFMIDEKIPKILRDLIPILVDADDNILAILGKRTNGRFKSDSNCKNKLNIYIKGMEEQ
- the hpt gene encoding hypoxanthine phosphoribosyltransferase is translated as MVDGVVDKVLFSEKDLAEKVSELGKQIAEDYKDKDLLLVCVLKGGILFMSDLSKKIDIPLKMDFIAVSSYGDSTTTSGVVQILKDLDTSIEGKHVLIVEDIIDSGLTLKYLLGNLKTRKPASLKVCTLLDKPERRTVDLKPDYCGFSIENHFVVGYGLDFMQMFRNVPYIFIPKQEYVENMQSS
- the ftsH gene encoding ATP-dependent zinc metalloprotease FtsH produces the protein MNHRKVTIWVLIFLIGIALFRGGLPLGEVPDEISYKEFLTLIENEQIGDTVTIQERRITGARAEEGEFVTLVPTEGKLDEVVDALIALEVDINVTEPEGPSLILQMLTWVLPFVLLMVIFFFFMQQSQGGGSRVMNFGKSKAKLHDSSDKDVTFKDVAGVEEAKEDLEEVVHFLKEPKKFNELGARIPKGVLLFGPPGTGKTLLAKAVAGEAGVPFFSISGSDFVEMFVGVGASRVRDLFENAKKNSPCIIFIDEIDAVGRQRGAGLGGGHDEREQTLNQLLVEMDGFGPNEGIIVMAATNRPDILDNALLRPGRFDRQVTVDSPDVKGREQILNVHSDGKPLDDDVKLEVLARRTPGFTGADLENLVNEGALLAARRDSKTISMDDLENAIDRVIAGPEKKSRVMNEKERKILAYHEAGHAVVSHFLEHADPVHKVTIVPRGRAGGYTLSLPKEDRFLLTRSEILAKLSVLLGGRVAEDIVLGEISTGAQNDIERVTSLTRKLIMEYGMSDKLGPLTFGQKQDQVFLGRDINRDRDYSEEVASAIDKEIKNIVNSSYQEAVDILTEKRDRLDSLADSLLDKETINVDQFNELMDGSTDETPSDHEEQE
- the hutH gene encoding histidine ammonia-lyase codes for the protein MGKIRLDGQSLTVEDVMKVISESRPVELSEEGKKQVIQSREYVEKLIKEEKVVYGITTGFGKFSDTFIKQEDTGKLQHNLIVSHACGVGKPFSLEVVKAMMLLRANSLSGGYSGVHLDTLTLLIEMINRGVIPQVPSQGSLGASGDLVPLAHMALVLLGKGKAYLDGELLDGAVALNKVGLKPIQLRAKEGLALINGTQAMTSCGVLATYSTNQIKKLADVISAMTLEAYGGIIDAFDEKVGKIRKHQGQKESAKNIRNILKDSNLVTRQGELRVQDPYTLRCIAQVHGGSREAIRYVESVVSNEVNAVTDNPLIFCKENQVISGGNFHGQPMAIAMDTLAIAASELANISERRIERLVNPQLSGLPAFLTKRGGLNSGFMIPQYTAASLVSENKVLCHPASVDSIPSSANQEDHVSMGTTAARKALQVVENTYNVLAIELMSAVQALDFRDIEKMSKVTREVYDLVRSEVPMLEEDRELHKDMNKVSNLLKERILRRVEKNINLK